The following coding sequences are from one Brooklawnia cerclae window:
- a CDS encoding TatD family hydrolase, translating to MTGTMIERLGLPPLPEPLPVATVDSHTHLDSTQENSGLRVADNLALSASVGIDRVVQIGCDVPSSEWAARLAAANPQVVAAVAVHPNDAARMSDTQASQAWCTIEGIAGSGPHVRAVGETGLDYFRTREDEGIARQQLMFRRHIATARRHDRTLVIHDRDAHDDIARILDEEGWPQRVVFHCFSGDAEFARRCLDHGAWLSFAGNVTYKPNHQMREALALTPPDRILVETDAPYLTPVPRRGRPNAPYLVPHTVRFLADQLHTDLGELCARLAANAVSAFGGEWGVSQPGAIDG from the coding sequence ATGACCGGAACCATGATCGAGCGCCTCGGCCTGCCGCCGTTGCCCGAGCCGCTGCCCGTTGCGACGGTCGATTCGCACACGCATCTCGACTCGACCCAGGAGAACTCGGGCCTGCGTGTGGCCGACAACCTGGCGCTGTCGGCGTCCGTCGGGATCGACAGGGTCGTGCAGATCGGCTGCGACGTGCCCAGCTCCGAGTGGGCAGCGCGGCTGGCCGCCGCCAACCCGCAGGTCGTGGCCGCGGTCGCGGTCCATCCCAACGATGCCGCGCGCATGAGTGACACTCAGGCATCCCAGGCCTGGTGCACTATCGAGGGCATCGCCGGGTCGGGGCCTCATGTGCGTGCGGTGGGGGAGACCGGTCTCGACTACTTCCGCACTCGCGAGGACGAGGGCATCGCGCGTCAGCAGTTGATGTTCCGGCGTCACATCGCCACGGCGAGGCGCCACGATCGCACGCTGGTGATCCACGATCGCGACGCACACGACGACATCGCCCGCATCCTCGACGAAGAGGGCTGGCCGCAGCGGGTCGTCTTCCACTGCTTCAGCGGGGACGCGGAGTTCGCTCGCCGCTGCCTCGACCACGGCGCCTGGCTCAGTTTCGCTGGAAATGTCACCTACAAGCCGAATCACCAGATGCGCGAAGCGCTCGCCCTCACACCCCCCGACCGGATCCTGGTCGAGACCGACGCCCCCTACCTCACTCCGGTGCCACGGCGCGGCAGACCGAACGCCCCCTATCTCGTGCCGCACACGGTGCGATTCCTCGCCGACCAGCTGCACACCGACCTGGGGGAGCTGTGTGCGCGGCTCGCGGCCAACGCCGTTTCCGCCTTCGGGGGCGAATGGGGAGTCTCGCAGCCGGGGGCGATCGATGGCTGA
- the rsmA gene encoding 16S rRNA (adenine(1518)-N(6)/adenine(1519)-N(6))-dimethyltransferase RsmA — MAELLDPKRVRSLAGRIGLRPTKSRGQNFVVDANTVRRIVQKSGVGADDVVLEVGPGLGSLTLGLLETGAAVTAIEIDEALARLLPETVAELQPGNAERLRVVAADALEVTTLPGPEPTAVVANLPYNVSVPVLLHLFATFPGWANGLVMVQLEVADRLVAGPGSKVYGVPSAKLAWFAGADRIGTVSPNVFWPVPNVDSGLVRIVRRDPPPTTATREQVFRVIDAAFAQRRKMLRSALSGLFGSSAAATGAIEAAGCDPTARGEVLAIEDFARLAEQLSTPVS; from the coding sequence ATGGCTGAACTTCTCGACCCGAAGCGGGTGCGTTCCCTGGCCGGGCGCATCGGGCTTCGTCCCACCAAGTCACGCGGGCAGAACTTCGTGGTGGACGCGAACACGGTGCGCCGGATCGTCCAGAAGTCAGGTGTGGGCGCGGACGACGTCGTGCTGGAGGTCGGGCCGGGGCTGGGATCGCTGACCCTGGGCCTGTTGGAGACCGGGGCCGCCGTCACGGCGATCGAGATCGACGAGGCCCTGGCGCGGCTGCTGCCCGAAACGGTCGCGGAACTCCAACCGGGCAACGCCGAACGGCTCCGCGTGGTGGCCGCGGACGCGCTCGAGGTCACCACGCTGCCGGGGCCCGAGCCCACGGCCGTGGTCGCCAACCTGCCCTACAACGTGTCCGTGCCGGTGCTGCTGCACCTGTTCGCGACCTTCCCCGGATGGGCGAACGGGCTGGTGATGGTGCAACTGGAGGTCGCCGACCGGTTGGTCGCGGGCCCCGGCTCGAAGGTGTACGGGGTACCGAGCGCCAAACTCGCCTGGTTCGCCGGGGCCGACAGGATCGGCACGGTGTCGCCGAACGTGTTCTGGCCGGTGCCCAACGTCGATTCGGGGCTCGTGCGCATCGTCCGCCGCGACCCGCCGCCCACCACCGCGACCCGCGAACAGGTGTTCCGGGTGATCGACGCGGCCTTCGCCCAGCGCCGCAAGATGCTCCGCTCCGCCTTGTCGGGGCTCTTCGGCTCGTCCGCGGCGGCCACCGGTGCGATCGAGGCGGCCGGATGCGATCCGACCGCCCGTGGCGAGGTGCTGGCGATCGAGGATTTCGCTCGGCTCGCCGAGCAGTTGTCGACCCCCGTGTCCTGA
- the eutC gene encoding ethanolamine ammonia-lyase subunit EutC — MSAQIQPDDRTPAIEPSVTGPSVTEPLGTDPWAPLRHTTQARIGLPRAGMGMTTSTVLELQAALAAARDAVHVPLDVDVLLPGLEALGLGTPTVLRSQASDRSVYLRRPDLGRAPEGLDLLPTGSWDVGLVVGDGLSSKAVAEHALNLLTALVAALRDEDLSLAPPVLVTQARVAVGDWIGQAMGVRTVLTLIGERPGLSVADSLGIYLTHDPRPGRTDAERNCISNIHPPEGLGYAEAAATAARLVRGARALGRSGVDLKDVESAPELS, encoded by the coding sequence ATGAGCGCACAGATCCAGCCGGACGATCGGACGCCCGCCATCGAGCCGTCCGTGACCGGGCCGTCGGTGACCGAGCCGCTCGGCACCGACCCGTGGGCGCCGTTGCGGCACACCACCCAGGCCCGCATCGGGCTGCCCCGGGCGGGCATGGGCATGACCACCTCGACCGTCCTCGAACTCCAGGCGGCGCTCGCCGCCGCCAGGGACGCCGTGCACGTGCCGCTCGACGTGGACGTGCTGCTCCCCGGGCTGGAGGCCCTCGGCCTCGGGACGCCCACCGTGCTGCGGAGCCAGGCATCCGATCGCAGCGTGTACCTGCGGCGTCCCGACCTCGGCCGGGCACCCGAGGGCCTCGACCTGCTGCCCACAGGCTCCTGGGACGTGGGACTCGTGGTGGGCGACGGGTTGTCGTCCAAAGCTGTCGCCGAGCACGCCCTCAACCTGCTCACGGCGCTGGTGGCCGCGCTTCGGGACGAGGATCTCTCGCTCGCGCCGCCGGTGCTGGTCACCCAGGCGCGGGTCGCCGTCGGCGACTGGATCGGGCAGGCGATGGGGGTGCGCACCGTGCTGACGCTGATCGGGGAACGCCCCGGCCTGAGCGTGGCCGACAGCCTGGGCATCTACCTCACCCACGATCCGCGGCCCGGCCGTACGGACGCCGAGCGCAACTGCATCTCGAACATCCACCCGCCCGAGGGGCTCGGCTACGCCGAAGCCGCCGCGACCGCCGCACGGCTCGTCCGCGGGGCCCGTGCGCTGGGACGCTCAGGAGTGGACCTCAAGGATGTCGAGAGCGCACCCGAACTCTCCTGA
- the rsmI gene encoding 16S rRNA (cytidine(1402)-2'-O)-methyltransferase, whose product MSRAEFADGQGRLVLAGTPIGDAADASPALVRALTDADVIAAEDTRLLHTLLARLGIETAASVVSYFEGNEASRTPGLVEAMGEGKVVVVATDAGMPSVSDPGYRLVVAAIEAGIPVTAVPGPSAVLTALAISGLPVDRFCFEGFLPRKPGERRRRLSELSAEPRTMVFFEAPHRLARFLADAASEFGDDRPAAVCRELTKPYEQVVRGTLAELVTWADEGVRGEVTVVVGGAPARSGDWDEALGRVRGIVASGGKLSAAVAEVAHATGVRRSELYERALVQRSSGTDEGNR is encoded by the coding sequence GTGAGCAGAGCGGAATTCGCCGACGGTCAGGGACGTCTTGTGCTCGCGGGCACCCCCATCGGGGACGCCGCGGACGCCTCGCCGGCCCTCGTCCGCGCCCTCACGGACGCCGATGTCATCGCCGCGGAGGACACGCGCCTGCTCCACACCCTGCTCGCCCGTCTGGGCATCGAGACGGCGGCGAGCGTCGTCAGCTACTTCGAGGGCAACGAGGCGAGCCGCACTCCCGGGCTCGTCGAGGCGATGGGTGAGGGCAAGGTCGTCGTGGTCGCCACCGACGCGGGCATGCCGTCGGTCAGCGACCCGGGATATCGCCTCGTCGTCGCGGCGATCGAGGCCGGCATCCCGGTGACCGCGGTTCCGGGGCCGTCCGCGGTGCTCACGGCCCTGGCGATCAGCGGGCTGCCTGTCGACCGGTTCTGCTTCGAGGGATTCCTGCCCCGCAAGCCCGGGGAACGCCGTCGCCGTCTGTCCGAGCTGTCGGCCGAGCCCCGGACGATGGTCTTCTTCGAGGCACCGCACCGGCTGGCGCGGTTCCTGGCCGACGCGGCGTCCGAGTTCGGGGACGATCGTCCGGCCGCCGTGTGCCGTGAGCTCACCAAGCCCTACGAACAGGTCGTGCGGGGCACCCTCGCCGAGCTCGTGACCTGGGCGGACGAGGGGGTCCGCGGCGAGGTCACCGTGGTCGTCGGCGGGGCTCCGGCCCGGTCGGGCGACTGGGACGAGGCGCTGGGACGCGTCCGCGGGATCGTGGCCTCCGGCGGGAAGCTGAGCGCGGCGGTGGCCGAGGTGGCACATGCCACCGGCGTGCGCCGCAGCGAACTCTACGAACGGGCGCTGGTGCAGCGGTCGTCCGGCACTGACGAGGGGAATCGATGA
- a CDS encoding dolichyl-phosphate-mannose--protein mannosyltransferase gives MPTIERLDDAAVLRRDRVAAWVVTVAIGALTFFTRIVNLSRPANLVFDETYYAKDAWTLLHFGYEVDWPADANDQIVAGNTNGWEQTASFIVHPQLGKWLIAGGEYVFGMNSFGWRIASVIFGTLLVMATVRMARRLSRSTLVGGLAGFFLAMDGLTFVMSRTALLDVFEAAFTVMAVACFVADRDWFRHRLAEYLRKNGLVDLGGRFGPLLLFRPWRLASGVLFGLACGCKWNAMYVLAAVGVMSLIYDMASRKTAGAGPKAFRSMFIDAPLAFVQLVVTALLVYVATWWSWLTTDGGWARDYGRENPDDFWVRHLGDALGSLVHYHQQIFDFHTGDWIAEQTHVYEAHPAGWLVVGRVIGIDAVNDIKPGVDGCTATGSDTCLRVISGMGTPFLWWFAAIAIVIGLGLWILGRDWRFAVPLVAGLVPWLMWFPNADRPLFYFYAIMVIPFTATVLAMVLGKILGPADGGLRRRRGAMIVGTVVVIVVANFWFIYPILTDQLMTRTMWSLRMWFRSWI, from the coding sequence ATGCCGACGATCGAGCGGCTGGACGACGCCGCCGTCCTGCGCCGCGACCGGGTCGCCGCCTGGGTGGTCACCGTGGCGATCGGCGCCCTCACCTTCTTCACGCGCATCGTGAACCTCTCGCGTCCCGCCAACCTCGTGTTCGACGAGACCTACTACGCCAAGGACGCCTGGACGCTGCTCCACTTCGGTTACGAGGTGGACTGGCCCGCGGACGCCAACGACCAGATCGTGGCGGGCAACACGAACGGCTGGGAGCAGACGGCATCGTTCATCGTCCACCCGCAGCTGGGCAAGTGGCTGATCGCGGGCGGCGAGTACGTGTTCGGCATGAACAGCTTCGGCTGGCGCATCGCCTCAGTGATTTTCGGCACGCTGCTGGTCATGGCGACGGTCCGCATGGCCCGGCGCCTGTCGCGCTCGACGTTGGTCGGCGGGCTGGCCGGGTTCTTCCTCGCGATGGACGGCCTCACCTTCGTCATGAGCCGCACCGCCTTGCTGGACGTCTTCGAGGCGGCCTTCACCGTCATGGCCGTGGCCTGCTTCGTCGCCGACCGCGACTGGTTCCGGCACCGGTTGGCGGAGTATCTGCGGAAGAACGGCCTGGTCGACCTCGGGGGACGATTCGGCCCGCTCCTGCTGTTCCGGCCGTGGCGTCTGGCCTCCGGCGTGCTCTTCGGGCTGGCCTGCGGGTGCAAGTGGAACGCCATGTACGTGCTGGCGGCCGTGGGCGTCATGTCGCTGATCTACGACATGGCCTCGCGCAAGACCGCCGGGGCCGGGCCGAAGGCGTTCCGGTCGATGTTCATCGACGCACCGCTGGCCTTCGTCCAACTGGTCGTGACGGCGCTGCTCGTCTACGTCGCCACATGGTGGTCGTGGCTCACCACCGACGGCGGCTGGGCACGCGACTACGGGCGCGAGAACCCCGACGACTTCTGGGTGCGCCACCTGGGGGACGCCTTGGGCTCCCTGGTGCACTACCACCAGCAGATCTTCGACTTCCACACCGGCGACTGGATCGCCGAACAGACACACGTCTACGAGGCTCATCCGGCTGGCTGGCTGGTGGTCGGGCGGGTGATCGGCATCGACGCCGTCAACGACATCAAGCCCGGCGTCGACGGATGCACCGCGACCGGCTCCGACACCTGCCTGCGCGTGATCTCGGGCATGGGCACGCCGTTCCTGTGGTGGTTCGCCGCGATCGCGATCGTCATCGGGCTCGGACTGTGGATCCTCGGCCGCGACTGGCGCTTCGCCGTGCCGCTGGTGGCGGGTCTGGTGCCGTGGCTGATGTGGTTCCCGAACGCCGACCGGCCGCTGTTCTACTTCTACGCGATCATGGTCATCCCCTTCACCGCGACCGTGCTGGCCATGGTGCTCGGCAAGATACTCGGCCCCGCCGACGGCGGGCTGCGAAGACGCCGGGGGGCGATGATCGTCGGCACGGTGGTCGTCATCGTCGTCGCGAACTTCTGGTTCATCTACCCGATCCTCACCGACCAGTTGATGACCCGAACCATGTGGAGCCTACGCATGTGGTTCCGCAGCTGGATCTGA
- a CDS encoding ethanolamine ammonia-lyase subunit EutB, with amino-acid sequence MITSQTVNGHTYRFDSLVDLLARATPLRSGDELAGCAAGSEEERAAAQWALADVELRTFLTEDVVPYDTDEVTRLILDTHDTEAFAEVSHLTVGGFRDWLLETAARPDAHIVLSRIAAGLTPEMVAAVSKIMRNQDLIAVARACRVVTRFRTTIGLPGRMATRLQPNHPTDDLQGIAASILDGLLLGCGDAVIGINPAGDSPQVTADLVSMVDQVRRAYEIPLQSCVLAHVTTTIGLIEAGAPVDLVFQSIGGSEATNASFGVNLALLREGREAGLSLGRGTVGDNVMYFETGQGSSLSAGAHLGTGGRPVDQQTLEARAYGVAREFKPLLLNTVVGFIGPEYLYDGKQIIRAGLEDHFCGKLLGVPMGVDVCYTNHAEADFDDMDTLLTLLGAAGVNFVITVPGADDVMLGYQSLSYHDALYIRNVLGLRCAPEFEAWLVAQGMAEESGRISGAELGKSGLRELVGGLR; translated from the coding sequence ATGATCACCAGTCAGACGGTCAACGGCCACACCTACCGCTTCGACTCGCTCGTCGATCTGCTGGCGCGGGCGACACCGCTCCGGTCGGGCGACGAGCTCGCCGGATGCGCGGCCGGGTCGGAGGAGGAGCGGGCGGCGGCCCAGTGGGCGCTCGCCGACGTCGAGTTGCGGACCTTCCTCACCGAGGATGTCGTCCCCTACGACACCGACGAGGTGACCCGGCTCATCCTCGACACTCACGACACCGAGGCGTTCGCCGAGGTCTCCCATCTGACGGTGGGTGGGTTCCGCGACTGGCTGCTGGAAACGGCCGCGCGTCCGGACGCCCACATCGTCCTCAGCCGCATCGCGGCCGGCCTGACCCCCGAGATGGTGGCCGCGGTGAGCAAGATCATGCGCAACCAGGACCTGATCGCGGTCGCCCGCGCCTGCCGGGTGGTCACGAGATTCCGCACCACGATCGGCCTTCCCGGCCGCATGGCCACCCGCCTGCAGCCGAATCACCCCACTGACGATCTCCAAGGCATCGCCGCCTCGATCCTGGACGGCCTGTTGCTCGGCTGCGGCGATGCTGTCATCGGCATAAACCCGGCCGGCGACTCGCCCCAGGTGACCGCCGATCTGGTGAGCATGGTCGACCAGGTGCGGCGGGCCTACGAGATCCCGCTGCAGTCGTGCGTGCTGGCCCACGTCACCACCACCATCGGCCTGATCGAGGCGGGCGCCCCCGTCGACCTCGTGTTCCAGTCGATCGGCGGGAGCGAGGCGACCAACGCGTCCTTCGGGGTGAACCTGGCCCTGCTACGCGAGGGGCGCGAGGCCGGCCTGTCGCTCGGCCGGGGAACCGTCGGCGACAACGTGATGTACTTCGAGACCGGCCAGGGCTCGTCGCTGAGCGCCGGCGCCCACCTGGGCACCGGCGGCCGTCCCGTCGACCAGCAGACCCTGGAGGCCCGGGCCTACGGCGTCGCACGCGAGTTCAAGCCGCTGCTGCTGAACACCGTGGTCGGGTTCATCGGACCGGAATACCTGTACGACGGCAAACAGATCATCCGCGCCGGTCTGGAGGACCATTTCTGCGGCAAGCTGCTCGGCGTCCCCATGGGCGTGGACGTCTGCTACACCAACCACGCCGAGGCCGACTTCGACGACATGGACACCCTGCTCACGCTGCTGGGCGCGGCCGGGGTGAACTTCGTCATCACGGTGCCGGGCGCGGACGACGTGATGCTGGGCTACCAGAGCCTGTCGTACCACGACGCCCTCTACATCCGGAACGTGCTCGGGTTGCGCTGCGCGCCCGAGTTCGAGGCCTGGCTGGTCGCCCAGGGGATGGCCGAGGAATCCGGCCGGATATCGGGGGCCGAACTCGGCAAGTCCGGACTACGTGAACTGGTGGGAGGTCTGCGATGA